One genomic segment of Streptomyces liangshanensis includes these proteins:
- a CDS encoding single-stranded DNA-binding protein, which translates to MNDTVVTVVGNVATGVEFRESATGGVARFRFAVSARRWDRQKETWADGPTSFYTVCAWRTLGANLAASVSVGEPLVVHGRLRVREEEREGQRRTFVDIDALAVGHDMTRGTSAFRRVARATPSLTERHGVATQGQEAVPRAARAESAGQARQVQGQLPVPGADPGGREEPVGVGAGAGM; encoded by the coding sequence ATGAACGACACAGTGGTGACCGTGGTGGGCAATGTCGCGACCGGTGTGGAATTCAGGGAGTCGGCGACCGGGGGAGTGGCGCGGTTCCGATTCGCGGTGAGCGCGCGCCGCTGGGACCGGCAGAAGGAGACCTGGGCGGACGGGCCCACGAGCTTCTACACGGTGTGCGCGTGGCGGACGCTCGGGGCGAATCTCGCCGCCTCGGTGTCGGTCGGCGAGCCCCTCGTGGTGCACGGGCGGCTGAGGGTGCGCGAGGAGGAACGGGAAGGCCAGCGGCGGACGTTCGTGGACATCGACGCGCTGGCGGTGGGCCACGACATGACCCGCGGGACGTCGGCCTTCAGGCGTGTGGCCAGGGCGACTCCCTCTTTGACGGAGCGTCACGGCGTCGCGACCCAGGGCCAGGAGGCCGTGCCGCGGGCGGCCCGGGCGGAGTCGGCGGGGCAGGCACGGCAGGTGCAGGGCCAGTTGCCCGTGCCGGGGGCGGACCCCGGCGGGCGGGAGGAGCCCGTCGGCGTGGGGGCGGGGGCCGGGATGTAG
- a CDS encoding YfjP family GTPase, with protein MTEVNAADVTEGADAEGGRGPGRPDGTGKGAGRWDDGLIARRAGERGARRRAGGRSGPDGLDGLNGLDGLDGLDGPDGLDGLDGFDGPGGVTDGSRGPGGFDALDGTGRPGGPDGPHGGSGALGAGESHTPIGGPYGGALRVRLDALGELVGLSRTRLEGSILAEAGRVLDEASARQRLSSRHTVVAIAGATGSGKSTLFNALAEVPISETGLRRPTTSAPIACTWSDGAAGLLDRLAIPGRLRRRPLAGGDGDEELHGLVLVDLPDHDSAVTRHRDQVDRVLGLVDAVIWVVDPEKYADAALHERYLRPLAGHAEVTFVVLNQVDRLPGDASHQVLDDLRRLLDEDGMALGEHGEPGATVLALSALTGQGVGELRELLGRFVQERNAAARRLSADVDAASVRMRSAYVADGHPGLGERSREQFADRLAWAVGAVAAGEAAEREWRRNAGRACGTPWLRLYRWYERKRTPGGEVTSSEVLVEEELTARQRVEQAVRTVSEEASAGLPAPWAHAVREAAVRGAEGLPEALDELAVTVGAPAGRPPRPAWWPAAVLAQASMTLLQIFGALWLLGQIVGLLEPGLLPPVLVMLAGIVGGPFVEWACGAAARGPARRYGQDAERRLREAAAGCGRARVLDPVSAELMRYREVREQYVTVSGVVPLAR; from the coding sequence GTGACTGAGGTGAACGCCGCGGACGTGACGGAGGGCGCCGACGCCGAGGGCGGGCGCGGGCCCGGCCGGCCGGACGGCACGGGGAAGGGCGCCGGGCGCTGGGACGACGGGCTGATCGCCCGCCGGGCCGGGGAGCGCGGCGCCAGGCGCCGGGCGGGCGGGCGGTCCGGACCGGACGGGCTGGACGGGCTCAACGGGCTCGACGGACTGGACGGCCTGGACGGACCGGACGGGTTGGACGGGCTGGATGGTTTCGACGGGCCGGGCGGGGTGACGGACGGGTCGCGCGGCCCGGGCGGGTTCGACGCGCTCGACGGGACCGGCCGTCCCGGCGGCCCTGACGGGCCTCACGGCGGCTCCGGCGCGCTCGGGGCGGGCGAGTCCCACACCCCCATCGGCGGGCCCTACGGCGGCGCCCTGCGGGTCCGGCTGGACGCGCTGGGCGAGCTGGTCGGCCTGTCCCGTACCCGGCTCGAAGGGTCCATCCTCGCCGAGGCGGGCCGGGTCCTCGACGAGGCGTCGGCCCGGCAGCGGCTGTCCTCGCGCCACACCGTCGTCGCCATCGCGGGAGCGACCGGCAGCGGCAAGTCGACGCTGTTCAACGCCCTCGCCGAGGTGCCCATCTCGGAGACCGGGCTGCGCCGCCCCACCACCTCCGCCCCGATCGCCTGCACGTGGTCGGACGGCGCGGCGGGGCTGCTCGACCGGCTCGCCATCCCGGGAAGGTTGCGCCGCAGGCCGCTGGCGGGCGGGGACGGCGACGAGGAACTGCACGGGCTCGTCCTGGTCGACCTCCCCGACCACGACTCGGCCGTCACCCGCCACCGCGACCAGGTCGACCGGGTGCTGGGGCTCGTGGACGCCGTGATCTGGGTGGTAGATCCCGAGAAGTACGCGGACGCCGCGCTCCACGAGCGCTACCTGCGGCCGCTCGCCGGGCACGCCGAGGTCACGTTCGTCGTGCTCAACCAGGTCGACCGGCTGCCCGGGGACGCCTCCCACCAGGTCCTGGACGACCTGCGCAGGCTGCTGGACGAGGACGGCATGGCCCTGGGCGAACACGGCGAGCCGGGCGCCACCGTCCTCGCGCTCTCCGCGCTCACCGGACAGGGCGTGGGCGAACTGCGCGAGTTGCTCGGCCGGTTCGTCCAGGAGCGGAACGCCGCCGCGCGCCGCCTGTCCGCCGACGTCGACGCCGCCTCCGTACGGATGCGCTCCGCCTACGTCGCCGACGGGCACCCCGGTCTCGGCGAACGCTCGCGCGAGCAGTTCGCGGACCGGCTGGCGTGGGCCGTCGGCGCGGTGGCCGCCGGGGAGGCGGCCGAGCGCGAGTGGCGCAGGAACGCGGGACGGGCCTGCGGCACGCCGTGGCTGCGCCTCTACCGCTGGTACGAGCGGAAGCGGACGCCCGGCGGCGAGGTCACGTCGTCCGAGGTGCTGGTGGAGGAGGAGCTGACGGCCCGCCAGCGGGTCGAGCAGGCCGTCCGTACGGTGTCGGAGGAGGCGTCCGCCGGTCTGCCCGCGCCCTGGGCGCACGCGGTGCGCGAGGCGGCCGTACGGGGCGCGGAGGGCCTGCCCGAGGCGCTGGACGAGCTGGCGGTGACGGTGGGGGCGCCGGCGGGCCGCCCGCCGCGCCCCGCCTGGTGGCCGGCGGCGGTCCTGGCCCAGGCCTCGATGACGCTGCTCCAGATCTTCGGCGCGCTCTGGCTGCTGGGCCAGATCGTCGGGCTCCTGGAACCGGGGCTGCTGCCGCCGGTGCTGGTGATGCTCGCGGGGATCGTCGGCGGGCCGTTCGTGGAGTGGGCCTGCGGGGCGGCGGCGCGGGGGCCGGCGCGGCGGTACGGGCAGGACGCGGAGCGGCGGCTGCGGGAGGCGGCGGCCGGGTGCGGGCGGGCGAGGGTGCTGGACCCGGTGTCGGCGGAGCTGATGCGGTACCGGGAGGTGCGGGAGCAGTACGTCACGGTGTCGGGGGTGGTGCCGTTGGCGCGGTGA
- a CDS encoding dynamin family protein has translation MDVRPQLIDALSALRDRVAAVRLPLPLPGAPRARQTRAELLAQLDDYLLPRLREPDAPVLAVVGGSTGAGKSTLVNSLVGRRVSEAGVLRPTTRTPVLVCHPDDHHWFAGMRILPHLTRIWLPQEEDGDEGEAAGEDRRRDGTSVGREAGQAGQGGGSGVGTGSVRAFGATGRHPRPAGRTGLTGRPHGRDRVGTDSLRIDTAASLPRGLALLDAPDIDSLVVENRVLAAELICAADVWVMVTTASRYADAVPWHLLRTAKEYDASLVTVLDRVPHQLVEEVSRQYGALLTRAGLGDVPRFTIPELPESAGGGSGLLPTTAVAPLLAWLAHRVQDPAARQQAVVRTASGVIDSLDVRMPELAGAVAAQYAASVRLMAAVEDAYTAEGERVRRQLQRGAVLAGDARTRWRGYPRDSSSRELLDSLVESLGALLQCAVAAADERVEEAWRREPAAGAVDVSGADGEATERIGMAVRRWRRVLEELAEDEVRQLERSAAPEPEAVAALLAAALLGGRRARVAGERLAESVGAQGALRLRDRGAELVTTYIDRVLHGERDRRLAPLDALEVTPEPQAELIAALSVLQKESRRKGDRRD, from the coding sequence TTGGATGTACGCCCCCAGCTGATCGACGCACTCTCCGCGCTGCGCGACCGTGTCGCGGCGGTGCGTCTTCCACTGCCTCTTCCCGGGGCGCCGCGGGCCCGGCAGACCCGGGCCGAGCTGCTCGCGCAGCTCGACGACTATCTCCTGCCCCGGCTCAGGGAACCCGACGCGCCGGTGCTCGCCGTCGTCGGCGGGTCCACCGGCGCGGGCAAGTCCACCCTCGTCAACTCCCTTGTGGGGCGGCGCGTCAGCGAGGCGGGGGTACTGCGCCCGACCACGCGGACGCCCGTCCTGGTGTGCCACCCCGACGACCACCACTGGTTCGCGGGCATGCGGATCCTGCCGCACCTCACCCGGATCTGGCTGCCCCAGGAGGAGGACGGCGACGAGGGGGAGGCGGCGGGCGAGGACCGGCGGAGGGACGGCACGTCGGTCGGTCGCGAGGCCGGGCAAGCCGGGCAGGGGGGCGGGTCGGGCGTCGGTACGGGGAGTGTTCGTGCCTTCGGGGCCACCGGTAGGCACCCGCGGCCGGCCGGCCGTACCGGTCTCACCGGCAGGCCCCACGGCCGCGACCGCGTCGGCACCGACTCGCTGCGCATCGACACCGCCGCCAGCCTCCCCCGCGGCCTCGCGCTCCTCGACGCCCCCGACATCGACTCGCTCGTGGTGGAGAACCGGGTGCTGGCCGCCGAGTTGATCTGCGCGGCCGACGTCTGGGTCATGGTGACCACCGCCAGCCGCTACGCCGACGCCGTGCCGTGGCACCTGCTGCGTACGGCCAAGGAGTACGACGCCTCGCTCGTCACCGTCCTCGACCGCGTCCCCCACCAGTTGGTGGAGGAGGTGTCGCGGCAGTACGGCGCCCTCCTGACCAGGGCCGGCCTCGGGGACGTACCCCGCTTCACGATTCCCGAGCTGCCCGAGTCGGCGGGCGGGGGCAGCGGACTGCTCCCCACCACGGCCGTCGCCCCGCTGCTCGCCTGGCTCGCGCACCGGGTGCAGGATCCGGCGGCCCGTCAGCAGGCCGTCGTCCGGACGGCGTCGGGGGTCATCGACTCGCTGGACGTACGGATGCCGGAGCTGGCGGGCGCGGTCGCCGCGCAGTACGCCGCGTCCGTACGGCTGATGGCCGCGGTGGAGGACGCGTACACCGCGGAAGGCGAGCGGGTACGCCGTCAGCTCCAGCGCGGCGCCGTCCTCGCCGGGGACGCGCGGACCCGCTGGCGGGGCTATCCGAGGGACAGTTCGTCGCGGGAACTGCTCGACTCGCTCGTGGAGAGCCTCGGCGCGCTCCTCCAGTGCGCCGTCGCCGCCGCCGACGAACGCGTCGAGGAGGCCTGGCGGCGCGAGCCGGCCGCCGGGGCCGTCGACGTGTCCGGCGCGGACGGCGAGGCGACGGAGCGGATCGGGATGGCGGTACGGCGCTGGCGCCGCGTCCTGGAGGAACTGGCCGAGGACGAGGTACGGCAGCTGGAACGCAGCGCCGCGCCCGAACCCGAGGCCGTCGCCGCCCTCCTCGCGGCCGCCCTCCTAGGAGGACGGCGGGCCCGGGTCGCGGGGGAGCGCCTCGCGGAGAGCGTCGGGGCGCAGGGCGCGCTGCGGTTGCGCGACCGGGGCGCCGAGCTGGTGACGACGTACATCGACCGTGTCCTGCACGGGGAGCGCGACCGGCGGCTCGCGCCCCTCGATGCCCTTGAGGTGACCCCGGAGCCCCAGGCGGAACTGATCGCCGCGCTGTCCGTACTCCAGAAGGAAAGCAGGAGGAAAGGTGACCGACGTGACTGA